One region of Miscanthus floridulus cultivar M001 chromosome 19, ASM1932011v1, whole genome shotgun sequence genomic DNA includes:
- the LOC136525159 gene encoding probable 2-oxoglutarate-dependent dioxygenase AOP1: MANNDMQGSIPRIDFTGIDPAAGPCDARWTTVRAAVMDALLEHGCFEAVMDGLIAPELSAAVLGPGGAVESLLSLPVSAKARNTSEKPYRGYIGSIPGLPYESLGIDDPLNPDAVRAFADLMWPDTGNKSFCESMHAYAEKVAVLEAVVRRMVLESAGATAEYIEEQAKATSFKLRLTEYAAPGTADGKRVVGLPAHRDTSFLAVLTQNDIDGVEVECGRGEGGIWARPALSPGSFLIFAGDTFKVLTNGRVFNPLHRVVMSGDKTRYSTILFSSPKDDVIVRAIEETVDTEHPAVYRPFEYGEYVVFCYKPEIFRHPNKLKAFAAVRVDG; encoded by the exons ATGGCCAACAACGACATGCAGGGCAGCATCCCCAGGATCGACTTCACCGGCATCGACCCAGCCGCAGGTCCCTGCGACGCCCGGTGGACCACCGTGCGCGCGGCCGTCATGGACGCGCTCCTCGAGCACGGCTGCTTCGAGGCCGTCATGGACGGCCTCATCGCTCCGGAGCTCAGCGCGGCCGTTCTCGGCCCGGGTGGCGCGGTGGAATCCCTCCTCTCTCTGCCTGTCAGCGCCAAGGCGCGCAACACCAGCGAGAAGCCCTACCGCGGCTACATCGGCTCGATCCCCGGCTTGCCGTACGAGAGCTTGGGCATCGACGACCCGCTCAACCCCGACGCAGTCCGCGCCTTCGCCGACCTCATGTGGCCCGACACCGGCAACAAATCCTTCTG CGAGTCGATGCACGCGTACGCGGAGAAAGTGGCGGTGCTGGAGGCCGTGGTGCGGCGCATGGTGCTGGAGAGCGCGGGCGCAACCGCCGAGTACATCGAAGAGCAGGCGAAGGCGACGTCGTTCAAGCTCCGGCTGACGGAGTACGCGGCGCCCGGCACGGCGGATGGGAAGAGGGTCGTCGGCCTCCCCGCGCACCGGGACACGAGCTTCCTCGCCGTGCTCACGCAGAACGACATCGACGGCGTGGAGGTGGAGTGTGGCCGCGGCGAGGGTGGCATCTGGGCCCGCCCCGCGCTGTCGCCCGGCTCATTCCTCATCTTCGCCGGTGACACGTTCAAGGTACTGACGAACGGTCGGGTGTTCAACCCGCTGCACCGCGTGGTAATGTCCGGCGACAAGACCCGCTACTCCACCATCCTCTTCTCCTCCCCGAAAGACGATGTCATCGTTCGCGCGATCGAGGAGACAGTGGACACCGAGCATCCTGCCGTCTACAGGCCCTTCGAGTACGGCGAGTACGTCGTTTTCTGCTACAAGCCGGAGATCTTTCGGCACCCGAACAAACTGAAGGCTTTCGCCGCCGTGCGCGTCGACGGATAG